DNA from Flavobacteriales bacterium:
CTCGACCAGTGAATCGGCCTGCTGCATGATGAGCCGCGCACGCGCCCCCAACTCGGTGTCCTTTTCCTTCTGACGGTCGCGCTGCTCACGTGCTGCGCGTTCGCGCTGCCGCTTGGCGAAGGCCTGCTGGGCAAGCACCAGATCGTGCCGAGCATCATCGTCATGCGGTGCGATGCGCAGGGCCGACTTGTAGTGCGCAATGGCTGCTGCATAGGCTGAATCGATGCGGCCCTCCAACCGGTCCGCTTCGCGGGTCAGGGAGTCGCGGAGCACGAAGGTGGCCACATCACGGGCGATATCCTGCCCTTCGATGCGGAGCTGCCCGAGCTGGCGCCGCATGCGAAGGACGCTGGTGTCGGCATCCCGGGCCTCGGCCAGGCTGACGCTGCCCAGGTTGAACCGGATGCGCGACTGCTCCCGTGCGGAGCTGTCCATGGTCCCCGCCACCTTGAAGTGCGCAATCGCTTGTTCATAACGGCCCATCATGAGGTTCGCGTTGCCTCGGTTGAAAACGGCCCTTTCATCCCATGGCGCCGAGGCGAAAGCGCTGTCCGCGCGTGCATAGGCGCTGTCCGCATACGCGCGCGCCCCGGTACGCAGCGCCTCGATCGCCGTCCGCTCCTCCGGCGAGCCGCAGGCGATCAGCGCGAGGAACGATATGGTGGCCGCTCGTCTCATGCGGTGACCGTCCGCCAAGCGGATCGCGGGTTGCGCCGCTCCCCGAGCAGCAGGTAGAGGAGGAAGCACACCATCGCAGCGCCAAGTGGCCATTGGAACTGCGCTTCATGGGCGGTATAGCGGATTGTGCCGGTATCCGATTGCTCCATCGCCTTCAGTTGATCCACGAGCTCGAGGATGCCCGTGCTGCTTGCCGTGGCCCGCACGAAGGTCCCGTTGCCCTCCTGAGCGATGCGCCGCAGCAGCGCCTCATCAAGCCGCGTCACCACCGTGGTTCCTGAGCGGTCCTTCCGGAAGCCTTGCAGCTGCCCGTTCCGCCGAAGCGGGATCGGGCCGCCCTCCGGAGTGCCCATGCCCACCGTGTGCACCACGATGCCCGCCGCCGCTGCTGCCTGTGCAGCGCTCGCAGCATCATCCTCGTGGTTCTCCCCGTCGGTGATGACGATGATGGCCTTTCCGGCTGCGCTCTCCGTGTCGAAGGCCCGGCGCGCCAGGTCGATCGCAGCGCCGATCGCCGTGCCCTGGTTGGGGACCGATCCAGTGCCGATGGTGCGGATGAAAAGGCGCGCCGCCGCGCGGTCGGTGGTTATGGGCAGTTGCACGAAGGCGTCGCCCGCGAAGATCACGATGCCCAAGCGGTCGCCGCCAAGCCGGTCCACGAGCTGCTCCATGGCGCGCTTGGCTGCCACCATGCGGCTCGGGCGCAGGTCCTCGCAGTCCATGCTGTTGCTCACGTCGAGTGCCAGTACCAGGTCGATTCCCTTCGCCTTGACCTCCTCGGGTCGCGAGCCCAACTGAGGCTCAAGCAGTGCTACCGCAGCCAGCAGCAGCCCCGCGCGGAAGAGCGCATAGCGGGTGAGGTTTCGCATACCCGATACGGCAGGGATCACGCGCAACTGGGTGGCGCTGGAGGCGAAGCGCTTGATCGCGCGGTCCCGCCACGCCGTGTCAAGGATGAAGAGCAGGAGTGCCAATGGGCCGGCCAGCAGACCCCACGCCATCTCGGGCCGGTTGAAGCGCAAGGCGGGGATGAACTCGGCCAATGCCCACCAGAGCACGGCCGTCATCGCCCATAGCAGCGCCTCCAGCAGCACGCTGAAGAGCGCCGCCAGGCCCCATCGGTATGTCACGCCTCCTTTCATGCCATGCCCCTCAGCAGCGTGCGGTCGAAGAGGAAGCCCGTGAGCAGCAGCAATGAGCCGGCCAGCGCCAAGGGGTGGAACTCCTCCACCTGGACGCTGAACTGCTGCACCTCGAAGCGGGTGCGCTCCATGCGGTCGATCTCGTCGTAGATCTCCTTCAGCCGGCGCTCATCGGTGGCCCTGAAGTACTGTCCACCGGTGATGCGGGCCACCTCCTTCAGCGTGGCTTCATCAAGGTCCACGTCCACATAGTCGAACTGATACTGGCCATTCGCGTATCGGGCCACTGGAGAGAGCGCCTTGCCGCGCGTGCCTACGCCGATCGCATGCACCCTGATGCCCAGCTGTTCGGCGATGTATGCGGCATCGATCGGCTGCACGGTGCCGGTGTTGTTCACCCCGTCGGTCAGGAGGATCACCACCTTGCTCTTCGCGGTGCTTTCACGCAGCCGGTTCAAGGCCGTGGCCAGGCCCATGCCCACCGCCGTGCCTTGCTCGATCAGCCCGCTCCGAGCCTCTTCGAACAGTTCCTTCAGCACGCCATGGTCGGTGGTGATGGGGCATTGCGTATAGGCTTGGCCCTCGTACACCACCAGGCCGATGCGGTCATTGGGCCGTGAGTCGATGAACTCCATGGCCACGCGCTTCGAGGCCCGGAGCCGGTCGGGCCGAAGGTCCTTGGCGAGCATGCTGGCGGAGATGTCGAGGGCAATGACGATGTCGATGCCCTCCTGATGCACGTCCTCGTGGCTATCGCGGCTGAAGGGGCGAGCCAAAGCGAGGAGCAGGATCCCCGAACCGGCCAGGCCCAAGGCGAAGGGTAC
Protein-coding regions in this window:
- a CDS encoding VWA domain-containing protein — encoded protein: MTYRWGLAALFSVLLEALLWAMTAVLWWALAEFIPALRFNRPEMAWGLLAGPLALLLFILDTAWRDRAIKRFASSATQLRVIPAVSGMRNLTRYALFRAGLLLAAVALLEPQLGSRPEEVKAKGIDLVLALDVSNSMDCEDLRPSRMVAAKRAMEQLVDRLGGDRLGIVIFAGDAFVQLPITTDRAAARLFIRTIGTGSVPNQGTAIGAAIDLARRAFDTESAAGKAIIVITDGENHEDDAASAAQAAAAAGIVVHTVGMGTPEGGPIPLRRNGQLQGFRKDRSGTTVVTRLDEALLRRIAQEGNGTFVRATASSTGILELVDQLKAMEQSDTGTIRYTAHEAQFQWPLGAAMVCFLLYLLLGERRNPRSAWRTVTA
- a CDS encoding VWA domain-containing protein codes for the protein MIAAILAVAGVAAQVLGRYDLGSPGMLWLGLALLPVLVLQLLRDRRRDTAVRLSVLTAHLPSRPSVRVLLKPVPFALGLAGSGILLLALARPFSRDSHEDVHQEGIDIVIALDISASMLAKDLRPDRLRASKRVAMEFIDSRPNDRIGLVVYEGQAYTQCPITTDHGVLKELFEEARSGLIEQGTAVGMGLATALNRLRESTAKSKVVILLTDGVNNTGTVQPIDAAYIAEQLGIRVHAIGVGTRGKALSPVARYANGQYQFDYVDVDLDEATLKEVARITGGQYFRATDERRLKEIYDEIDRMERTRFEVQQFSVQVEEFHPLALAGSLLLLTGFLFDRTLLRGMA